One window from the genome of Leptospira johnsonii encodes:
- a CDS encoding 2Fe-2S iron-sulfur cluster-binding protein yields MVKIKIDGIEYEVDEKKNLISAAKDVGVDIPFFCYHPKLSVVGMCRMCLIEIEGIPRLQVACNTKVTEGLSIVTKSDRVKEAREGTMEFLLANHPLDCPVCDKAGECQLQDNSFKEGKGNSRFTLEKRNIPQEEIGSNLIINHNRCIVCYRCVRFEEEMVGESNLGLFERGYHSIIGLAKEEPINHNYQGALADICPVGALLNHKTLFKSRVWWYKSEESVCTGCSTGCKTYTNVRDNKMFRYMPRIDEEKDQYFLCDKGRFNVDWLNTNRLFSFYKNGEASISSTVLDEISEKISKSKKIAVIGGAHESDQNLKAIKESLSRLGVAFVTEARVSSEQYKDPEQVDFLYTTDQRPNTKGAVDAGFVSAEGIDSIRSSASKGEFDLIFVIKEKASEILAGVPSESIVILETNLTEDVTKAKYSVPIKAYSEQSGSFTNKKGWIQNFNKSMEAPKGLSSSAEIFSLLEKKTLELRSNHREAAVGNR; encoded by the coding sequence GTGGTCAAGATAAAGATAGACGGGATCGAATACGAGGTCGACGAGAAAAAAAATCTAATATCCGCCGCTAAAGATGTCGGAGTAGATATTCCGTTTTTCTGTTATCATCCTAAATTATCCGTGGTAGGCATGTGCCGCATGTGTCTTATCGAGATAGAGGGCATCCCCCGCTTACAAGTTGCCTGCAATACTAAAGTCACCGAAGGACTTTCTATCGTCACAAAAAGCGATAGAGTCAAAGAAGCTCGAGAAGGAACGATGGAGTTCCTACTCGCAAACCATCCTTTAGACTGTCCTGTCTGTGATAAGGCAGGAGAATGCCAGCTCCAAGACAATTCCTTCAAAGAAGGAAAAGGGAATTCCAGATTTACATTAGAAAAACGGAATATTCCTCAGGAAGAGATCGGTTCCAACCTGATCATTAATCACAATCGTTGTATCGTATGTTATCGTTGTGTCCGTTTTGAGGAAGAAATGGTGGGAGAATCCAACCTGGGACTCTTCGAAAGAGGGTATCATTCTATTATAGGTCTCGCAAAAGAAGAGCCTATCAATCATAATTATCAAGGTGCGCTTGCGGATATCTGTCCGGTCGGAGCATTATTAAATCATAAAACATTATTCAAATCCAGGGTTTGGTGGTATAAATCGGAAGAGTCCGTTTGTACTGGATGTAGCACTGGTTGTAAAACTTATACAAATGTGCGGGATAATAAAATGTTCCGCTATATGCCTCGTATAGACGAGGAGAAGGACCAGTATTTCCTTTGTGATAAGGGAAGATTTAACGTGGATTGGCTAAACACCAACAGACTATTCTCCTTTTACAAAAATGGAGAGGCAAGTATTAGTAGTACTGTTTTGGATGAGATCTCTGAAAAAATTTCCAAATCCAAAAAGATCGCTGTCATAGGTGGAGCCCACGAATCGGATCAGAACTTAAAAGCTATTAAAGAATCTTTATCCAGACTTGGAGTTGCATTCGTAACCGAAGCTAGAGTAAGTTCCGAACAATACAAAGACCCTGAACAAGTGGATTTCTTGTACACAACGGACCAAAGACCTAACACTAAAGGTGCGGTAGATGCCGGTTTTGTTTCTGCGGAAGGAATAGATTCTATTCGCTCTTCTGCCTCTAAAGGTGAATTCGATCTGATCTTTGTAATTAAAGAAAAAGCTTCCGAAATCTTAGCTGGCGTTCCTTCTGAATCTATAGTAATCTTGGAAACGAATCTTACGGAAGATGTGACTAAGGCAAAATATTCCGTACCGATCAAAGCCTATTCAGAACAAAGCGGAAGTTTTACGAATAAGAAGGGATGGATCCAGAACTTCAATAAATCTATGGAAGCACCAAAAGGTTTATCAAGCTCTGCGGAAATCTTCTCCTTATTGGAAAAGAAAACGTTAGAATTACGTTCTAACCATAGAGAGGCAGCCGTTGGGAACCGTTAA
- a CDS encoding NuoI/complex I 23 kDa subunit family protein — MGTVNVINVAAKHKPAWYQRLYSYSIANGLWITLKHFIKAAFLKGAVTLEFPEKKRKFSSRFRGMHTMKRDEIGRERCTSCFCCMWICPADAIKIEAGHVTPEIQHLHPEDKFAKKFEIDLLRCIFCGLCEEACPKGAIYLDGPAEMAADNREDLILTKERMMQKVGGPILGERL; from the coding sequence TTGGGAACCGTTAATGTAATTAATGTAGCGGCAAAACACAAACCCGCTTGGTACCAAAGATTATATTCCTATTCCATCGCGAACGGGTTATGGATCACTTTAAAACATTTTATCAAAGCTGCTTTTCTAAAAGGCGCGGTTACATTAGAATTCCCTGAAAAGAAAAGAAAGTTCTCTTCTCGTTTCCGTGGAATGCATACCATGAAGCGCGACGAGATAGGCAGAGAAAGATGCACAAGTTGTTTCTGTTGTATGTGGATTTGCCCTGCCGATGCAATCAAGATAGAAGCAGGACATGTAACTCCTGAGATCCAACACCTTCATCCGGAAGATAAGTTCGCTAAAAAGTTCGAGATTGATCTATTACGTTGTATATTCTGTGGACTGTGCGAAGAGGCATGTCCTAAAGGAGCGATCTATTTGGATGGTCCTGCAGAGATGGCCGCAGACAATAGAGAGGATCTGATCTTAACTAAAGAAAGAATGATGCAAAAAGTCGGAGGACCGATCTTAGGAGAAAGGCTCTAA
- a CDS encoding RICIN domain-containing protein produces the protein MLSSLLPSKSGNGSKLLSTASTYFHNEIFPPHWLNWTTDGANPIETGPTFLTRGLKCSGRYCDDVNLLASESGYTHTNSWWTDWFSEEGTNYRVCDNNAFVTGIKCSGSYCDNVSLKCSQLNNNGVRNNCYWTAGISEEDGGKFVAPESMYIAGASCNGRYCDSMSLYLCQADNGGPSVDYDALAQQFAPRLRFDQETTTGSGDSGKCFTSDPQTYYTQRAAGVSAQDLCNKDYSTISNNQVPIFYEASSVGTNAVLIRYWFFYAWQSTCFLSFGSHAADWEGMSVLVVNGQMKRVAWSQHSGWYSKEIGSFEVANGTHPVAYVGKNAHGSFHDDGGSGGCLYFEDFRNPGGNDYHQDTWNNLVKLRRGGDAPSWMNCQGSGCFDGIGHPMERGDWRSNAGCGSDGCGKSSVGGSIPFVNDPTGSDYSAISAKHSGKVIDVPGISTADGVNLYQWTNVNQDNQRWLLESTGDGYFKFIAKHSGKCFDVKGGSTAAGMNVIQYSCGGGNNQRFQLLSYGDGFFALQAKHSSQCLDIAGGATGDGGLLVQWPCAWTDNEKFQFLR, from the coding sequence ATTCTTTCTAGCCTTCTTCCTTCTAAAAGCGGAAATGGATCTAAGTTACTTAGCACAGCCAGCACTTATTTTCATAACGAGATTTTTCCCCCACATTGGTTGAATTGGACCACTGATGGTGCGAACCCAATTGAAACAGGGCCTACTTTCTTAACTCGTGGTTTGAAATGCAGCGGTCGTTATTGCGATGATGTAAATCTTCTCGCAAGCGAGTCCGGATACACTCATACCAATAGCTGGTGGACAGATTGGTTTTCTGAAGAAGGAACCAACTATCGCGTTTGCGATAATAACGCATTTGTTACTGGGATCAAATGTTCCGGAAGCTATTGCGATAACGTTTCCTTAAAATGTTCTCAGCTGAACAATAATGGAGTAAGAAACAATTGTTATTGGACTGCAGGTATTTCGGAAGAAGACGGTGGAAAATTCGTAGCTCCTGAATCCATGTATATTGCAGGTGCAAGTTGTAATGGTCGCTATTGCGATAGTATGAGCTTATATCTTTGCCAAGCGGATAACGGTGGACCAAGTGTTGATTATGATGCACTTGCGCAACAATTCGCTCCTCGCTTGAGATTCGATCAAGAGACTACTACAGGTTCCGGAGATTCTGGAAAATGTTTTACTAGTGATCCTCAAACCTATTACACTCAAAGAGCTGCAGGAGTTTCCGCTCAAGATCTTTGTAATAAGGATTATTCTACAATCTCGAACAACCAAGTTCCTATTTTCTATGAAGCTTCTTCTGTTGGAACGAATGCAGTTCTGATTAGATACTGGTTCTTCTATGCTTGGCAAAGTACTTGTTTCCTAAGCTTCGGAAGCCACGCGGCTGACTGGGAAGGAATGAGCGTACTAGTAGTAAACGGACAAATGAAACGAGTTGCTTGGTCTCAACACTCTGGATGGTATTCCAAAGAGATCGGCAGTTTTGAAGTTGCGAACGGTACTCACCCAGTTGCCTACGTTGGTAAGAATGCGCATGGATCATTCCATGACGACGGCGGATCCGGTGGTTGTTTATACTTCGAGGATTTCAGAAATCCAGGCGGCAATGATTATCATCAAGATACTTGGAACAACTTAGTTAAGTTGAGAAGAGGCGGAGACGCTCCTAGCTGGATGAATTGCCAAGGAAGCGGATGTTTTGACGGGATCGGTCACCCAATGGAAAGAGGAGACTGGCGTTCCAATGCAGGTTGTGGCTCTGATGGTTGTGGTAAATCTTCCGTTGGAGGAAGTATTCCTTTCGTAAACGATCCTACCGGTTCGGATTATTCCGCAATTTCTGCAAAACATAGCGGCAAGGTAATTGATGTTCCTGGCATAAGTACTGCTGACGGAGTAAATCTGTACCAATGGACCAATGTAAATCAAGATAACCAAAGATGGTTACTTGAATCCACAGGTGACGGATACTTCAAATTTATCGCAAAACATAGCGGCAAATGTTTCGATGTGAAGGGAGGATCTACTGCAGCAGGAATGAATGTGATCCAATATTCTTGCGGTGGAGGAAACAACCAGAGATTCCAATTACTCTCTTATGGAGATGGATTCTTTGCTCTCCAAGCAAAACATAGCAGCCAGTGTTTGGATATTGCAGGCGGCGCAACTGGAGACGGAGGTCTCTTAGTCCAATGGCCTTGTGCTTGGACTGATAACGAAAAGTTCCAGTTCTTGCGCTAA
- the aroC gene encoding chorismate synthase, whose product MPSSWGKIFKVSTFGESHGEAVGVVVEGVPAGIPIRLEEIQKDLNRRRPGQSKLTTPRDESDTVRVLSGVFEGKTIGSPIALIVNNQNTISKDYENLRETFRPSHADYTYQTKYGFRAHVGGGRSSVRETIARVAAGAIARMILEDDLGVKTVAWVDTIGTISSEIAENNYPKTREEVDVNEVRCPDTQAADKMRSLILEMKEAGDSVGGIIRSASYNLPPGLGDPVYDKLDGDIAKAILSIPACKGFEVGSGFSGTLLTGSTHNDEFYVEEGSGRVRTRTNNSGGLQGGISNGETLVVRAAFKPTSTIFKKQNTVNIEGKETTLEAKGRHDPCVLPRAVPIVEAAINLVLVDAYLYQRAMNPQWFQKWAKIPDYYRDLKL is encoded by the coding sequence ATGCCTTCCAGTTGGGGTAAAATATTCAAAGTCAGTACGTTCGGAGAATCTCATGGCGAAGCCGTGGGGGTTGTTGTAGAGGGTGTTCCTGCAGGAATTCCGATCCGATTGGAGGAGATCCAAAAGGATTTAAACAGAAGGAGACCCGGACAGAGTAAACTCACCACTCCTAGGGATGAATCGGATACAGTTCGAGTTCTCTCCGGGGTTTTTGAAGGAAAAACGATCGGAAGTCCGATTGCATTGATCGTAAACAATCAGAACACGATCTCTAAAGATTACGAAAATTTAAGAGAAACTTTCCGTCCTTCTCACGCAGATTATACTTATCAGACCAAATACGGATTCCGCGCTCACGTAGGAGGAGGAAGATCCTCCGTCCGAGAAACAATCGCAAGAGTTGCCGCGGGTGCGATTGCCAGGATGATCTTAGAAGACGATCTGGGAGTCAAAACAGTCGCTTGGGTGGACACAATTGGGACCATCTCTTCCGAAATTGCAGAGAACAATTATCCTAAAACAAGAGAAGAAGTGGACGTAAACGAAGTTCGTTGCCCGGACACTCAGGCTGCAGACAAAATGCGCTCTCTCATTTTAGAAATGAAAGAAGCAGGAGATAGCGTAGGCGGAATTATCCGCTCTGCTTCTTATAATCTTCCTCCGGGTCTTGGAGATCCAGTGTATGACAAACTGGATGGGGACATAGCAAAGGCAATTCTTTCCATTCCTGCCTGCAAAGGTTTCGAAGTAGGTTCCGGATTCTCTGGAACTCTTCTAACCGGAAGCACTCATAACGACGAGTTTTATGTGGAAGAAGGAAGCGGAAGAGTCCGGACCCGTACAAATAATTCCGGGGGACTCCAAGGTGGGATCTCCAACGGAGAAACTTTGGTAGTCCGAGCAGCGTTTAAGCCTACTTCTACCATTTTCAAAAAACAAAATACTGTAAATATCGAAGGCAAAGAAACCACACTGGAAGCGAAAGGTAGACACGATCCATGCGTTCTTCCAAGAGCGGTTCCGATCGTGGAAGCAGCGATAAACCTGGTTCTAGTAGACGCATATCTATACCAAAGAGCGATGAATCCGCAGTGGTTCCAGAAATGGGCTAAAATTCCGGATTATTACAGAGATCTAAAACTCTGA
- a CDS encoding HD-GYP domain-containing protein — protein sequence MTQFQSGPIDPLRLERFEFNAEVIRQFKENQTIPVDFYNKNGQILIHRKDNASEADINKLQKFELQGIYYLLSERHKVGIHTEQPDAVNGKKVSYIKLVNPDLTLQMARQASDLLKDLRDYPLNGNHVKNVAKAIDGILDDFANSQDVELGLVNVIEVMKSAGVETDSEVLTKRTVISMAMKLRSLKAISVKDSENSKAQQLNLMMAAYMVDIGKVRMKLPEHGNLSTEEFEYVKNHPIVSYLMIGNLASIQSPVKTAVLNSHRPYRGEGLNNNYPSTTFLVKRLGEYYEKYKNDPSRSILVEDMQKQLYLLQSNSYSEDDPAIISIAGEFASLSSTQNWRPAYSPITAMKLILNNSFFSYNERVVKEFFDFMALSLCENKSVLNVGDYVIVVSTDSQHKIHFETCVIKEINKNQTRPLLERVGTIRPVFSNKGKIKIVGYDRKTFRPDSRKAVFNLANAVDPRRVIYAIDPELDPPLFDLIDKSYRKTAPKSVA from the coding sequence ATGACTCAATTTCAAAGCGGTCCAATCGATCCTCTCAGACTTGAAAGATTTGAGTTCAATGCGGAAGTAATCAGACAGTTTAAGGAAAATCAAACTATCCCCGTAGATTTTTACAATAAGAACGGGCAGATCTTAATTCATCGCAAAGACAACGCTAGCGAAGCGGATATTAATAAACTCCAAAAGTTCGAACTACAAGGAATTTATTACCTTCTTTCAGAAAGGCATAAAGTTGGGATCCATACCGAACAACCGGACGCAGTAAACGGCAAAAAAGTTTCTTATATCAAATTAGTGAATCCTGACCTGACCTTGCAAATGGCAAGGCAGGCTTCCGATCTTCTCAAAGACCTGAGAGATTATCCTTTAAACGGAAATCATGTGAAGAATGTCGCAAAGGCGATCGATGGAATCCTAGACGATTTTGCGAACAGCCAAGATGTCGAATTAGGTTTGGTCAACGTTATCGAAGTAATGAAATCCGCCGGCGTGGAAACCGACTCCGAAGTTCTGACCAAAAGAACAGTCATTTCTATGGCTATGAAGCTGAGGAGTTTAAAAGCGATCTCCGTTAAGGACAGCGAGAATTCTAAAGCGCAACAATTAAACCTGATGATGGCCGCTTATATGGTAGATATAGGCAAAGTCAGAATGAAACTTCCGGAACATGGAAACCTAAGCACGGAAGAATTCGAATACGTGAAAAATCATCCTATCGTCAGCTATTTGATGATCGGGAACTTGGCTTCTATCCAAAGTCCTGTAAAAACCGCAGTATTAAACAGCCATAGACCGTACAGAGGAGAAGGATTGAACAATAACTATCCTTCTACAACTTTCCTAGTGAAACGACTAGGAGAATATTACGAAAAATATAAGAACGATCCTTCCAGAAGTATACTTGTAGAAGATATGCAGAAACAATTATATCTTCTTCAAAGCAATTCTTATAGTGAAGATGATCCGGCAATTATATCTATTGCGGGAGAGTTTGCCTCTTTAAGCAGTACTCAGAATTGGAGACCGGCATATTCTCCTATAACCGCCATGAAGTTGATCTTGAATAACAGTTTTTTCTCATATAACGAAAGAGTGGTTAAGGAATTTTTCGATTTTATGGCTCTGAGTTTATGCGAGAATAAAAGTGTTCTGAATGTGGGTGACTATGTGATCGTCGTTTCTACGGATTCTCAGCATAAGATCCATTTCGAGACCTGCGTTATCAAAGAAATTAACAAAAATCAAACTCGTCCTCTTTTAGAAAGAGTTGGAACGATCAGACCTGTCTTCTCGAATAAAGGAAAGATCAAGATCGTAGGCTACGATCGTAAAACTTTCCGTCCGGATTCAAGAAAAGCTGTCTTCAATCTTGCCAACGCAGTCGACCCAAGAAGGGTGATTTATGCGATAGATCCTGAATTGGATCCTCCTTTGTTCGATCTGATCGATAAAAGTTATCGCAAAACAGCTCCGAAATCTGTCGCGTAA
- a CDS encoding HD-GYP domain-containing protein: MDAARDLQKFDFTEEVIQHFRENRIIPVDFYNKHGQILIHKKDMASGDDINRLQKFEKQGIYFLSAEIAKIQPGSNKKGSLDPSFDKLINPELTLDMSRGAADLLSDIKKFPLNGDHVKEINKSINTVLDDFKTSPNMETGLVNIIEVMKNAGMPVDSEVLTKRTVIAMALKVRAAKVFTKVDMDQKKMEQMNLMMASYLADIGYTQMKIPTHANLKPEELEYIKNHPIISYLMIANLPEIEDPVKAVVLNHHRPHRGEGMNNNYPQTKSLVQKLQGYREKYKDDYRKNLLATDIQKQVKSILTNAISYEDIGILSIAGEFASLTTPQPWRQPMDGLRAMKLILNNSFFAYNEKTLKDFFDHVGLSLCDNQPFVKVGDYVIVASQDSNRKVFFEICVIKESHKNSIRPMLERIGTIRPKFANNGKIRISGFEMDSLNVDRRRAIFNLERNADPRRIIYLVDPEIDPEFFDSLDRKVRETYPSRTSSDSDSASKAPVS, translated from the coding sequence ATGGACGCAGCCAGAGATTTACAAAAGTTCGATTTTACGGAAGAAGTGATCCAACACTTCCGAGAAAATAGAATTATACCGGTCGATTTTTATAATAAACACGGACAGATCCTAATCCACAAAAAGGATATGGCCTCAGGAGACGATATCAATCGTCTCCAAAAATTCGAAAAACAAGGAATCTATTTTTTATCCGCTGAGATCGCTAAGATCCAGCCTGGTTCTAACAAAAAAGGTTCCTTAGATCCTTCTTTTGATAAACTCATCAACCCTGAACTCACTTTGGACATGTCCAGAGGAGCGGCAGATCTATTATCCGATATCAAAAAGTTTCCGTTAAACGGAGACCATGTAAAAGAGATCAACAAATCCATAAACACAGTCTTAGATGATTTTAAAACTTCTCCGAATATGGAGACTGGACTAGTCAATATCATAGAAGTGATGAAGAACGCGGGTATGCCTGTGGATTCCGAAGTCCTCACTAAAAGGACAGTGATCGCGATGGCTTTGAAAGTAAGAGCTGCAAAGGTTTTTACTAAAGTAGACATGGATCAGAAGAAGATGGAACAGATGAATCTGATGATGGCTTCTTACCTCGCTGATATCGGCTATACACAGATGAAGATCCCGACTCACGCGAATCTAAAACCGGAAGAACTGGAATACATCAAGAATCATCCTATCATCAGCTACTTGATGATCGCAAATCTTCCGGAGATTGAAGATCCTGTCAAAGCGGTAGTTTTAAATCATCATAGACCTCATCGTGGGGAAGGGATGAATAATAATTATCCCCAAACCAAATCTTTGGTACAAAAACTCCAAGGTTATAGAGAAAAATACAAAGACGATTATCGCAAAAATCTTTTAGCTACCGATATCCAAAAACAAGTAAAGTCGATTCTTACTAACGCTATCTCTTACGAAGATATTGGGATACTTTCCATTGCGGGAGAATTTGCTTCTTTGACAACTCCTCAACCTTGGAGACAACCGATGGACGGTCTCAGGGCAATGAAGCTGATCCTGAATAATAGTTTCTTTGCTTATAACGAAAAGACCCTAAAAGACTTTTTCGATCATGTTGGACTTTCGTTATGTGATAACCAACCTTTCGTTAAGGTGGGAGATTACGTTATTGTCGCTTCTCAGGATTCGAATCGTAAGGTGTTCTTCGAGATCTGTGTTATCAAAGAATCTCATAAAAATTCCATTAGACCGATGTTGGAAAGGATCGGAACAATCCGACCGAAGTTTGCAAATAACGGAAAGATCAGGATCTCAGGCTTCGAGATGGACAGTTTGAACGTGGATAGAAGAAGAGCAATTTTCAATCTGGAACGTAATGCGGACCCAAGAAGGATCATCTATTTAGTGGATCCAGAAATCGATCCTGAGTTTTTTGACTCTTTAGATCGCAAAGTAAGGGAAACATATCCCTCTAGGACTTCTTCCGATTCGGATTCTGCCTCTAAAGCGCCTGTTTCTTGA
- a CDS encoding RNA polymerase sigma factor has product MQGLSQQEFITLYESCKNTVYHFLLKLSGNPEIAEDLTQETFLKAFEVMDRFDSERGSFSSWSCTIAKNLYFKHFNRTKKETGNVSINVENFPELSGGNHEDPLELEKNSLNLALKDGVSRLPEPEKSIILLKEIQKKTLKETADALGISERTVSRRLLSAFRLLRTHLEAEGIGL; this is encoded by the coding sequence ATGCAAGGTCTTTCCCAACAGGAATTCATTACTTTATACGAGTCCTGCAAGAACACAGTATATCATTTCCTGCTAAAACTCTCAGGAAATCCTGAAATTGCCGAAGATTTGACCCAAGAGACATTCTTAAAGGCCTTTGAGGTCATGGATCGTTTCGATTCCGAAAGGGGAAGTTTCTCCTCTTGGTCTTGCACGATCGCTAAAAACCTATATTTTAAACATTTCAATCGTACAAAGAAGGAGACGGGGAACGTCTCAATTAATGTAGAGAACTTTCCGGAGCTCTCTGGGGGGAATCATGAGGATCCTCTGGAATTGGAGAAAAATTCTCTCAATTTAGCTTTAAAAGATGGGGTTTCACGTCTTCCTGAGCCGGAAAAGAGTATAATATTACTGAAGGAAATCCAAAAGAAAACTCTCAAGGAGACTGCGGACGCTCTCGGAATATCTGAGAGGACCGTTAGTCGTCGTTTGCTTAGTGCGTTCAGATTATTAAGGACGCATCTAGAAGCAGAAGGGATCGGACTATAA
- a CDS encoding DUF433 domain-containing protein → MEKDRKELDRIISHPSICGGKPVIRGTSIRVLEILDMIFLGFGYREILNEYPNIKVLDIEACLEYASKRLHSPILDKANRELPREFASSELRNSDRRVS, encoded by the coding sequence ATGGAAAAAGATAGAAAAGAACTAGACCGCATTATCTCCCATCCTTCCATCTGCGGAGGTAAACCGGTTATCCGGGGAACCTCGATCCGAGTTTTAGAAATATTAGATATGATTTTTTTAGGATTTGGATACCGCGAGATCCTGAACGAATATCCGAATATTAAGGTTTTGGATATCGAAGCCTGTTTGGAATACGCTTCTAAAAGATTACATTCTCCGATATTAGATAAAGCAAATCGAGAACTTCCGAGAGAATTTGCATCTTCGGAATTACGAAACTCCGATCGTAGAGTTTCGTAA